The Listeria welshimeri serovar 6b str. SLCC5334 genome has a window encoding:
- a CDS encoding bifunctional 3-deoxy-7-phosphoheptulonate synthase/chorismate mutase: protein MVNTNLEELRTEVDQLNIDLLELISKRANLVQEIGKIKGTQGSLRFDPLREREMLNTILAANEGPFEDSTVQKLFKEIFKAGLELQEEDHSKALLVSRKNKQEDTIVTVKGVPIGNGEPVFVFGPCSVESYEQVAAVAESIKAKGLKLIRGGAFKPRTSPYDFQGLGLEGLKILKRVSDEYGLAVISEIVTPADIEVALDYVDVIQIGARNMQNFELLKAAGRVDKPILLKRGLSATIEEFIGAAEYIMSQGNGKIILCERGIRTYEKATRNTLDISAVPILKKETHLPVMVDVTHSTGRKDLLLPCAKAALAIEADGVMAEVHPDPAVALSDSAQQMDIPEFEEFWNAILASNLVPHKIK, encoded by the coding sequence ATGGTTAACACAAATTTAGAGGAACTTAGAACAGAGGTGGATCAATTAAATATTGATTTGCTGGAATTGATTAGTAAACGTGCTAATTTGGTACAAGAAATTGGTAAAATTAAAGGCACTCAAGGTTCACTTCGTTTTGATCCATTACGTGAAAGAGAAATGCTTAACACGATTCTTGCAGCAAATGAAGGTCCTTTTGAAGATAGTACAGTGCAAAAATTATTTAAAGAAATTTTTAAAGCTGGATTAGAGCTTCAAGAAGAAGATCATTCAAAAGCATTACTCGTTTCTAGAAAAAACAAACAAGAAGATACGATTGTTACTGTTAAGGGTGTACCGATTGGAAACGGGGAACCAGTATTTGTTTTTGGACCTTGTTCAGTGGAATCCTACGAACAGGTTGCTGCTGTTGCTGAATCTATTAAAGCTAAAGGGTTAAAACTTATTCGCGGTGGAGCATTTAAACCTCGTACTAGCCCATATGACTTCCAAGGATTAGGCTTAGAAGGCTTGAAAATTCTAAAACGTGTTTCAGATGAATATGGTTTAGCAGTTATTAGCGAAATTGTAACGCCAGCAGATATTGAAGTGGCGCTTGATTATGTAGATGTTATTCAAATTGGTGCAAGAAACATGCAAAACTTCGAGTTATTAAAAGCAGCTGGTCGTGTGGATAAACCGATTTTACTAAAACGTGGTTTATCTGCTACAATTGAAGAATTTATCGGTGCTGCTGAATATATTATGTCACAAGGTAATGGCAAAATTATACTATGTGAACGAGGTATTCGCACATATGAAAAAGCAACGAGAAATACACTAGATATTTCCGCTGTTCCGATTTTGAAAAAAGAAACGCATTTACCAGTTATGGTTGATGTAACGCATTCTACTGGACGAAAAGATCTATTACTTCCATGTGCTAAAGCTGCTCTAGCAATTGAAGCTGACGGCGTAATGGCAGAGGTTCATCCAGATCCAGCGGTTGCTTTATCAGATTCTGCGCAACAAATGGATATTCCAGAGTTTGAAGAATTTTGGAATGCCATCTTAGCTAGTAATTTAGTTCCTCATAAAATAAAATAA
- a CDS encoding YtxH domain-containing protein translates to MAGKDGINTKDFLIGGLIGAIVGSAAALLFAPKSGKELRGDLNTQVDTIKEKGNQWKDVAYEKGIEISGVAKGTKDKLVDSAGGFVDVVKDKSGKLADTVAKQGKAVKEVVTQNKEENQEAAKEAAETVKSEAKSVADDVEKAAEKAKKESKKAFEQGSDEAKKIAVDAKKEVK, encoded by the coding sequence ATGGCAGGAAAAGACGGTATTAATACAAAAGATTTTCTAATCGGTGGTTTAATTGGTGCGATCGTTGGTTCAGCGGCAGCACTTCTATTCGCACCTAAATCAGGTAAAGAATTACGTGGAGATTTAAATACACAAGTAGATACAATCAAAGAAAAAGGTAATCAATGGAAAGACGTTGCTTACGAAAAAGGTATCGAAATCAGTGGCGTAGCAAAAGGAACAAAAGATAAATTAGTTGACTCCGCTGGCGGTTTTGTGGATGTAGTAAAAGACAAATCAGGTAAATTAGCTGATACAGTTGCTAAACAAGGTAAAGCTGTAAAAGAAGTTGTTACTCAAAATAAAGAAGAAAATCAAGAAGCCGCAAAAGAAGCAGCAGAAACAGTAAAGAGTGAAGCGAAAAGCGTTGCGGATGATGTAGAAAAAGCAGCAGAAAAAGCAAAAAAAGAGTCAAAAAAAGCATTCGAACAAGGTAGCGATGAAGCGAAAAAAATTGCTGTTGATGCTAAAAAAGAAGTAAAATAA
- a CDS encoding DUF948 domain-containing protein: protein MIVILYIAALIAAIALLVIAIYLGKTLKSTSQTMDEVAKSLEKITVEVQGITGESQKLLDKTNTLLEDVNGKVAKVDPVFDAVGDIGTSLLGLSQSVRELATLATNKVEHNEARISQAVSISNSILSFREKMKANKAAKEAAKEAAEQSNF from the coding sequence ATGATAGTAATTTTGTATATTGCAGCACTCATTGCCGCAATTGCGCTTTTAGTTATTGCAATCTATTTGGGAAAAACATTAAAATCAACATCCCAAACAATGGATGAGGTAGCTAAATCGCTAGAAAAGATAACAGTAGAAGTACAAGGAATTACAGGCGAGTCACAAAAACTGCTTGATAAAACCAATACACTTCTAGAAGATGTAAATGGCAAAGTTGCAAAAGTTGATCCAGTATTTGATGCGGTTGGTGATATTGGCACGTCTTTACTAGGATTAAGTCAATCTGTTCGTGAACTTGCAACACTTGCAACAAACAAAGTAGAACATAATGAAGCGAGAATTTCTCAAGCTGTTTCAATTAGCAATTCGATTCTTTCATTCAGAGAAAAAATGAAAGCGAATAAAGCAGCGAAAGAAGCTGCAAAAGAAGCAGCAGAACAATCTAATTTCTAA
- a CDS encoding M29 family aminopeptidase T: MRDVRIEKLAHNLINYSVKLGAGEKVLIENFGVQKELVMALVEEAYKAGGFPFVSLKEPQIDRAMMLGADKAQYEKIAEFEGNVMKEMDAYIGLRAGENINETSDVPADKLKTHGETVGKMHSDIRVKQTKWVVLRYPSSSMAQLAKMSTVGFEDFYFDVCNLDYGKMSTAMDGLVELMNKTDKVQLIGPGTDLTFSIKDIPAIKCAGEMNIPDGEVFTAPVRDSINGTLTYNTPSPYQGFTFENVSFTFKDGKIVKATANDTDRLNKVLDTDEGARFVGEFAIGVNPFIHEPMQDILFDEKIEGSFHFTPGQCYDEAFNGNQSAIHWDLVNIQRADYGGGEIYFDDVLIRKDGIFVLPELAPLNPENLV; this comes from the coding sequence ATGAGAGATGTAAGAATCGAAAAACTAGCACATAATTTAATCAATTATTCCGTCAAACTTGGCGCTGGTGAAAAAGTACTTATCGAGAACTTTGGTGTTCAAAAAGAATTAGTGATGGCTTTAGTGGAAGAAGCTTACAAAGCTGGCGGATTTCCGTTTGTTTCATTAAAAGAACCACAAATTGACCGTGCAATGATGCTTGGGGCTGACAAAGCACAATATGAAAAAATCGCTGAATTCGAAGGCAATGTGATGAAAGAAATGGATGCTTACATAGGCTTACGAGCTGGAGAAAATATTAATGAAACATCTGATGTACCAGCAGATAAATTAAAAACCCACGGTGAAACAGTTGGTAAAATGCATTCAGATATTCGTGTAAAACAAACAAAATGGGTTGTTCTTCGTTACCCAAGCTCCTCCATGGCGCAACTTGCAAAAATGAGCACAGTTGGTTTTGAAGATTTCTATTTTGATGTATGTAATTTAGATTATGGTAAAATGAGTACCGCAATGGATGGTTTAGTTGAACTTATGAATAAAACCGACAAAGTCCAGTTAATTGGTCCTGGAACAGATTTAACTTTTAGTATTAAAGATATTCCTGCAATTAAATGCGCTGGCGAAATGAATATTCCCGATGGTGAAGTATTTACCGCTCCAGTCCGTGACTCTATCAATGGTACACTCACTTATAATACACCTTCCCCGTATCAAGGCTTTACTTTTGAAAATGTATCATTCACTTTTAAAGATGGAAAAATCGTTAAAGCAACTGCAAATGATACAGATCGTCTTAATAAAGTATTAGATACAGATGAAGGCGCTCGTTTTGTTGGTGAATTTGCTATTGGAGTGAATCCTTTCATTCACGAACCAATGCAAGATATTCTTTTTGATGAAAAAATTGAAGGAAGTTTCCATTTCACTCCAGGTCAATGTTATGATGAAGCCTTCAATGGTAACCAGTCGGCTATTCACTGGGATTTAGTAAATATTCAACGTGCTGATTACGGCGGTGGCGAAATTTACTTTGATGATGTTCTTATTCGTAAAGACGGCATTTTTGTCCTTCCAGAATTAGCTCCTCTTAATCCAGAAAATCTAGTATAA
- a CDS encoding peroxiredoxin yields the protein MAERLVGTQAPRFEMEAVMPNQTFGKVSLEKNIEDDKWTVLFFYPMDFTFVCPTEIVAISARTDEFDALNARIIGASTDTIHSHLAWTNTPIKEGGIGKLNYPLAADTNHQVASDYGVLIEEEGVALRGLFIINPKGEIQYEVVHHNNIGREVDEVLRVLQALQTGGLCPINWQPGEKTIV from the coding sequence GTGGCAGAACGTTTAGTAGGCACACAAGCTCCAAGATTTGAAATGGAAGCTGTTATGCCAAATCAGACTTTTGGAAAAGTAAGTCTAGAGAAAAATATAGAAGATGATAAATGGACAGTACTCTTTTTCTATCCAATGGACTTTACCTTTGTTTGTCCAACAGAAATCGTTGCAATTTCCGCTCGGACAGATGAATTCGATGCCTTAAATGCGCGTATAATTGGAGCTTCAACTGATACGATTCATTCCCATCTTGCATGGACGAATACACCTATCAAAGAAGGTGGAATTGGTAAATTAAACTATCCATTAGCGGCCGACACTAACCATCAAGTAGCAAGTGACTATGGGGTATTAATTGAAGAAGAGGGGGTTGCTTTACGCGGACTCTTCATTATCAATCCAAAAGGAGAAATCCAGTACGAAGTGGTGCATCATAACAATATTGGTCGTGAAGTTGATGAAGTTTTAAGAGTATTGCAGGCCTTGCAAACTGGTGGACTTTGCCCAATCAACTGGCAACCTGGTGAAAAAACAATTGTTTAA
- the murC gene encoding UDP-N-acetylmuramate--L-alanine ligase — protein sequence MTIYHFVGIKGSGMSALAQILHDKGFQVQGSDVDKYFFTQKALEEKQIPIMTFSADNINEGLTIIAGNAFPDTHEEIERALELGLPVIRYHKFLGQLIDGYTSIAITGSHGKTSTTGLLSHVVGAIRPTSYLIGDGTGSGTKNAQYFALEACEYQRHFLAYKPTYAIMTNIDWDHPDYFKSVDDVFNAFETLGKQVKKAVFALGDDEELRKLSLDIPIIYFGFDEENEFQAKNVIKETTGTRFDVYHRDEFLASFEIPAYGDHNVLNALSVIALCDYEGLPVEAVKKELKTFEGVKRRFSITEKGNQVLVDDYAHHPSEIRATVNAARQKYPDKKVVAVFQPHTFTRTRTFLQGFADSLNLADEVYLCDIFGSAREKTGNLTIADLAHKTKGNHIIKEEHTEELLKYPGAVILFMGAGDVQKFQAAYEKVLDNEVVTKSDFKKSAIN from the coding sequence ATGACTATCTATCATTTTGTTGGAATAAAAGGATCAGGAATGAGTGCACTTGCTCAAATCCTGCACGATAAAGGTTTTCAAGTGCAAGGTAGTGACGTAGATAAATATTTCTTTACACAAAAAGCGTTGGAAGAAAAACAAATTCCAATTATGACTTTTTCGGCAGATAATATCAATGAAGGCCTAACAATCATTGCTGGGAATGCATTTCCAGATACACATGAAGAAATTGAACGCGCGCTGGAACTTGGTCTTCCAGTGATTCGATACCATAAATTTTTAGGTCAATTAATTGATGGTTATACTAGCATTGCTATCACTGGCTCGCACGGAAAGACATCCACAACGGGCCTTCTTTCTCATGTTGTTGGCGCGATTCGTCCGACTTCCTACTTAATTGGTGATGGAACTGGTAGCGGAACGAAAAATGCCCAATACTTTGCACTCGAAGCATGCGAGTATCAACGCCATTTCCTTGCATATAAACCAACTTATGCCATTATGACAAATATTGATTGGGATCATCCAGATTATTTCAAGAGCGTGGATGATGTATTTAATGCGTTTGAAACACTAGGCAAACAAGTGAAAAAAGCTGTATTTGCTCTGGGTGATGACGAAGAATTACGCAAATTATCCTTAGATATTCCGATTATTTATTTCGGTTTTGATGAAGAAAATGAATTCCAAGCCAAAAATGTTATTAAAGAAACAACAGGAACACGTTTCGATGTATATCATCGTGATGAGTTTTTAGCTTCTTTTGAAATCCCAGCTTACGGAGATCATAATGTATTAAATGCCTTAAGTGTCATTGCTCTTTGTGATTATGAAGGTTTACCAGTTGAAGCTGTAAAAAAAGAATTAAAAACATTTGAAGGTGTAAAAAGAAGATTTAGCATTACGGAAAAAGGCAATCAAGTTTTAGTTGATGACTATGCCCACCATCCATCAGAAATTCGCGCAACGGTGAATGCTGCTAGACAAAAATATCCAGATAAAAAAGTTGTTGCTGTGTTTCAGCCCCATACTTTTACACGGACACGCACATTCTTACAAGGTTTTGCAGATAGCTTAAACCTAGCAGATGAAGTTTACCTTTGTGATATTTTCGGTTCAGCCCGTGAAAAAACTGGTAATTTAACCATTGCTGATTTAGCGCACAAAACAAAAGGAAATCATATTATTAAAGAAGAGCATACGGAAGAATTACTGAAATATCCTGGCGCCGTTATTTTATTCATGGGAGCAGGAGATGTTCAAAAATTCCAAGCCGCATATGAAAAAGTACTTGATAATGAAGTTGTAACAAAATCTGACTTCAAAAAAAGTGCTATTAATTAA
- a CDS encoding DNA translocase FtsK → MGWFKDFFFGDMDEEIDTYENTPTKKVEKKVERASEVAPKSNVTAIKTKERTIRKERPMPSKTMPKQKQLQPVKRNVKTQMVYQYPKGEFRFPLIPDKPVNQPKQSQTQPKRNIRQNTEQPIAKEEVRKRPFAATDVPSPVYAFNKRPSKFEFAVSQAEEIQEELTIPPVDSPEFAEAETIAFDTEIEKQIEETYPDEVGVEEIAAEEPILVDEEVETVEEAPKRVTLIQEEANQPTTSSAKKQHVETNRQEQMLKSRIPFNVMMVKKDKQALQKEQTTEIIPEKTIKTDNSQPTSEQVEKTVIADNQTDYQFPSFGLLHPPVSKREDDSWLQMQQEMLDETLENFNVQANVVNRTQGPAVTRFEVQPEKGVKVSKITNLTDDIKLSLAAKDIRIEAPIPGKSTVGIEIPNQTSRPVMLSELMNTEAFQSSASPLTAALGLDISGTPIITDLQKMPHGLIAGATGSGKSVCINSLLVSLLYKATPDQLKLLLIDPKMVELAPYNRIPHLVSPVITDAKAATVALKWAVEEMERRYQLFSHTGVRNMEKYNEYASHPDHTGEKLPYILIVIDELADLMMVAPNDVEESISRIAQKARACGIHMIVATQRPSVDVITGLIKANIPTRVSFSVSSQIDSRTILDASGAEKLLGKGDMLFLPSGASKPVRLQGTFVSDEEIDAVVAHVRSQGEANYIFEEQELLVKESVKENTDELFEEACDFVLSQNAASTSLLQRHFRIGYNRAARLMESLENHQIVSGINGSKPRDVIITKDQLAKLRNKET, encoded by the coding sequence ATGGGATGGTTTAAAGATTTTTTCTTTGGCGATATGGACGAGGAAATAGATACATATGAAAATACGCCTACTAAAAAAGTAGAAAAGAAAGTTGAGCGCGCGAGTGAAGTGGCGCCGAAATCAAACGTTACAGCAATTAAAACAAAAGAACGTACTATAAGAAAAGAACGACCAATGCCATCTAAGACTATGCCAAAGCAAAAACAACTACAACCAGTAAAACGAAATGTGAAAACACAAATGGTATATCAATATCCTAAAGGTGAATTTCGATTCCCGTTAATACCTGATAAACCAGTAAACCAACCAAAACAATCACAGACACAACCAAAGAGAAATATACGTCAAAATACTGAGCAACCAATCGCAAAAGAAGAAGTGCGTAAACGTCCTTTTGCGGCAACTGATGTGCCATCTCCGGTATATGCATTCAATAAACGTCCAAGTAAATTCGAATTTGCTGTTTCTCAAGCGGAAGAAATACAAGAAGAGTTAACTATCCCACCAGTTGATTCACCTGAATTTGCTGAGGCAGAAACCATTGCTTTTGATACTGAAATTGAAAAACAAATTGAAGAAACTTATCCAGATGAAGTCGGGGTAGAGGAAATAGCAGCAGAAGAACCAATTTTGGTCGATGAAGAAGTAGAAACGGTTGAAGAAGCACCGAAACGCGTTACTCTCATTCAAGAAGAAGCAAACCAACCAACAACGTCGTCTGCCAAAAAACAACACGTAGAAACAAACAGGCAAGAACAAATGCTAAAAAGTAGAATTCCATTTAACGTAATGATGGTTAAAAAAGATAAACAGGCTCTTCAAAAAGAACAAACAACGGAAATCATCCCAGAAAAAACGATAAAAACTGATAACTCACAACCAACTAGCGAACAAGTAGAAAAAACAGTGATAGCAGATAACCAAACCGACTATCAATTTCCGTCATTTGGTTTGCTTCATCCGCCAGTATCGAAACGTGAAGATGATTCCTGGCTACAAATGCAACAAGAAATGCTAGACGAAACATTAGAAAATTTCAATGTTCAGGCAAATGTTGTAAATAGAACGCAGGGACCAGCTGTTACAAGATTTGAAGTACAACCAGAAAAAGGCGTAAAAGTGAGTAAAATAACTAATTTAACAGATGACATTAAACTAAGCCTAGCAGCAAAAGATATTCGTATTGAAGCACCAATCCCAGGAAAGAGCACAGTGGGTATTGAAATTCCGAATCAAACGAGTCGTCCAGTTATGCTTTCTGAATTAATGAACACAGAAGCTTTTCAGTCTTCTGCCTCACCACTAACCGCGGCACTTGGACTAGATATTTCAGGAACACCCATTATTACGGATTTGCAAAAAATGCCCCATGGTTTAATTGCGGGTGCAACAGGGTCAGGTAAAAGCGTGTGCATCAACTCATTACTTGTGAGCCTGCTGTATAAAGCAACACCAGATCAATTGAAGTTACTTTTAATTGATCCAAAAATGGTCGAACTAGCACCTTATAATCGTATTCCACATCTTGTAAGTCCAGTCATTACTGATGCAAAAGCAGCAACTGTCGCGCTAAAATGGGCTGTGGAAGAAATGGAACGTCGTTATCAACTCTTTAGTCATACGGGAGTCAGAAACATGGAAAAATATAATGAGTATGCAAGTCATCCAGATCATACTGGAGAAAAATTACCTTATATTTTAATTGTTATTGATGAATTAGCTGATTTAATGATGGTTGCGCCAAATGATGTAGAAGAATCTATTAGTCGTATTGCTCAAAAAGCTCGTGCATGCGGCATTCATATGATTGTAGCCACACAGAGACCATCTGTAGACGTTATTACAGGTCTTATTAAAGCGAACATCCCAACACGTGTTTCTTTCTCTGTATCGTCGCAAATCGATTCTAGGACGATCCTTGATGCAAGTGGTGCTGAGAAACTTCTTGGAAAAGGGGATATGCTCTTCTTACCAAGCGGTGCAAGCAAACCAGTCCGCTTACAAGGAACATTCGTGAGTGATGAAGAAATCGATGCGGTTGTTGCCCATGTTCGCAGTCAAGGCGAGGCGAATTACATTTTTGAAGAACAAGAATTACTTGTAAAAGAATCTGTTAAAGAAAACACCGATGAATTATTTGAGGAAGCTTGTGATTTTGTTTTAAGTCAAAATGCTGCATCCACCTCTTTATTACAAAGACATTTTAGGATAGGGTATAACCGAGCAGCTAGATTAATGGAATCGCTTGAAAATCATCAAATCGTTTCTGGAATAAATGGTTCCAAGCCACGAGATGTTATTATTACTAAAGACCAGTTGGCTAAACTTAGAAACAAAGAAACTTAA
- the ytpR gene encoding YtpR family tRNA-binding protein, whose translation MIVNAFYNEKGVGDTLLIETGEVTFLNREWERRSDVARIFDRETKEVAGYNIFNSSKYFDITANGKVELTEELVALMNQVIEKAGFEPEIVADLSPKFVVGYVESKEKHPNADKLNVCQINVGEEVLQIVCGAPNIEAGQKVVVAKIGAVMPSGLIIKPSNLRGEDSFGMVCAARELAIPNAPTEKGILVLENTATPGEEFSVNF comes from the coding sequence GTGATAGTAAACGCATTTTATAATGAAAAAGGGGTAGGGGACACTCTGCTAATTGAAACAGGTGAGGTTACTTTTTTAAATCGCGAATGGGAGCGCCGTTCTGATGTTGCTCGGATTTTTGATCGTGAAACAAAAGAAGTAGCTGGATACAATATTTTTAACAGCTCAAAATACTTTGATATTACTGCGAATGGTAAGGTGGAATTGACGGAAGAATTAGTTGCGTTAATGAATCAAGTTATCGAAAAAGCTGGATTCGAACCTGAAATTGTTGCTGATTTATCTCCTAAATTTGTAGTGGGGTATGTGGAGTCAAAAGAGAAACATCCTAATGCTGATAAACTAAATGTATGTCAGATTAATGTAGGAGAAGAAGTATTGCAAATTGTCTGTGGTGCCCCGAATATTGAGGCAGGACAAAAAGTTGTTGTAGCGAAAATTGGTGCAGTGATGCCAAGTGGTTTGATCATTAAACCATCTAATTTACGAGGAGAAGATTCGTTTGGTATGGTATGTGCAGCGCGTGAACTTGCAATTCCTAATGCACCTACTGAAAAAGGAATTTTGGTTTTAGAAAATACTGCTACACCTGGAGAAGAATTTTCGGTTAATTTTTAA
- a CDS encoding DUF1444 domain-containing protein yields MAKMTTLKMKERLEKELKAPNRQFAYNRDNDTLSITQDGKKVTLTIPQIIANYENDGDEAIEKIIYYVEEGFQAASGKVELRNNQSNIYPVVRATSFPVETKTGERLLADEHTAETKIFYAFDLGKSYRFIEESMLEKENITREQIREFAFQNLAKLDIPLKKDSVNGNDFYFVRTNDGYDASRLLNVNFLRDMREKLTGEMVLAVPHQDVLIIGDIQDNTGYDVLAHMTMDFFADGLVPITSLPFVYNNGKLEPIFIMAKNRLKE; encoded by the coding sequence ATGGCGAAAATGACAACGCTAAAAATGAAAGAACGACTAGAAAAAGAATTAAAGGCGCCGAATCGTCAATTTGCGTATAACCGAGATAATGATACGCTTTCAATTACGCAAGATGGGAAAAAGGTGACATTAACTATTCCGCAGATTATCGCAAACTATGAAAATGATGGCGATGAGGCAATTGAAAAAATTATCTATTATGTAGAAGAAGGTTTTCAAGCTGCATCTGGTAAGGTGGAACTTCGGAATAATCAATCAAATATTTACCCAGTAGTGCGCGCGACCTCATTTCCCGTTGAAACGAAAACTGGTGAAAGATTATTGGCGGATGAACATACTGCGGAAACAAAAATCTTCTATGCGTTTGACTTAGGTAAATCTTATCGGTTTATCGAAGAAAGTATGCTTGAAAAAGAAAATATAACGCGAGAACAAATAAGAGAATTCGCTTTTCAAAATCTAGCCAAGTTAGATATTCCGTTAAAAAAAGATTCGGTTAATGGAAATGATTTTTATTTTGTTCGCACAAATGATGGTTATGATGCTAGTCGTTTGTTAAATGTCAATTTTCTTCGTGATATGCGCGAGAAATTAACAGGCGAAATGGTGTTGGCTGTACCGCATCAAGATGTTTTAATTATTGGAGATATTCAAGATAATACAGGTTATGATGTTTTGGCTCATATGACAATGGATTTCTTCGCAGACGGGCTTGTACCGATTACCTCTTTGCCATTTGTCTATAATAATGGTAAACTTGAACCGATATTTATAATGGCAAAAAACAGATTAAAGGAGTAG
- a CDS encoding thioredoxin family protein, with translation MKNLESVEQFDVIKSEGKSVFMFSADWCGDCKYIEPVMPEIEAENEDFTFYHVDRDEFIDLCADLAIFGIPSFLVFEDGEEVGRFVSKDRKTKEEINDFLAAI, from the coding sequence ATGAAAAATTTGGAATCTGTAGAACAATTTGACGTTATTAAATCTGAAGGTAAATCTGTTTTTATGTTTAGTGCAGATTGGTGTGGAGATTGTAAATATATTGAACCGGTTATGCCTGAAATCGAGGCTGAAAATGAGGATTTCACCTTTTATCATGTTGATCGTGATGAGTTTATTGATTTATGTGCGGATTTAGCTATTTTTGGAATTCCTAGTTTTCTTGTGTTTGAGGATGGGGAAGAAGTAGGTCGTTTTGTGAGCAAAGATAGAAAAACAAAAGAAGAAATTAATGATTTTTTAGCTGCTATTTAA
- a CDS encoding M42 family metallopeptidase: MEKETLAMFKELTELQGTSGDEHRIRAFMRKELEPVSDEIIQDGLGGIFGVRHGATDGPRVLVAAHMDEVGFMVTQITDNGLLRFQTIGGWNPQVLQAQRVQIMAPNGPVIGVVASVPPHLLSEAERSKPTDPKNLLIDIGADDKADAEKIGIKPGQFIVPVAEFTPLANPKKIMAKAWDNRYGVGLAIELMKELKGEPLPNTLFAGANVQEEVGLRGAGVSANMIKPDLFFALDASPANDTTGNKSQFGQIGQGFLLRIFDRTMIMHRGMREFLLDTAETNKIPYQYFVSPGGTDAGKVHTSLSGIPSAVIGVPARYIHSSNSILHVDDYAAAKEMITTLIRGLDKTTFETIKNNA; encoded by the coding sequence ATGGAAAAAGAAACGCTAGCAATGTTTAAAGAATTAACGGAACTTCAAGGAACTTCAGGTGATGAACATAGAATTCGTGCATTCATGCGAAAAGAGCTTGAACCTGTTTCCGATGAAATTATTCAAGATGGCTTAGGTGGTATTTTTGGTGTGCGTCATGGAGCGACTGATGGTCCGCGGGTACTCGTTGCGGCTCATATGGATGAAGTTGGTTTTATGGTTACGCAAATTACAGATAACGGTCTGCTTCGTTTTCAAACGATTGGCGGATGGAATCCACAAGTTTTACAAGCACAGCGAGTACAAATCATGGCGCCGAATGGTCCGGTAATTGGTGTAGTTGCTTCAGTTCCGCCGCACCTATTATCAGAAGCGGAACGCAGTAAACCGACCGATCCGAAAAACTTGCTTATTGATATCGGTGCAGATGATAAAGCGGATGCGGAAAAAATTGGTATTAAACCAGGGCAATTTATCGTTCCTGTAGCAGAATTTACACCACTTGCGAATCCAAAGAAAATTATGGCAAAAGCATGGGATAATCGTTATGGTGTCGGGCTTGCCATTGAACTGATGAAAGAATTGAAGGGCGAGCCATTACCAAATACACTTTTTGCTGGAGCGAACGTGCAAGAGGAAGTTGGATTGCGCGGGGCTGGTGTGAGTGCGAATATGATCAAACCGGATCTGTTTTTTGCGCTTGATGCGAGTCCGGCTAATGATACAACGGGAAATAAATCCCAATTCGGTCAAATTGGACAAGGGTTTTTATTGCGTATCTTTGATCGAACAATGATTATGCACCGTGGTATGCGTGAATTTTTACTAGACACAGCTGAAACAAATAAAATTCCATACCAATATTTTGTTTCGCCTGGTGGGACGGATGCTGGTAAAGTTCATACCTCGCTAAGTGGTATACCGAGTGCGGTTATTGGTGTACCAGCTCGATATATTCACTCATCTAACTCGATTTTACACGTAGATGATTATGCGGCTGCGAAGGAAATGATTACAACGCTTATTCGTGGTTTGGACAAAACGACTTTTGAAACAATAAAAAACAATGCGTAA
- a CDS encoding PepSY domain-containing protein, whose protein sequence is MNWKAFIAGVGAGAAAGHLVYHYLLSDKTISGDVILERVKDAFKQEGPIEGSWIQLKKQHYKKFAIDTFVYHGGITCIREGEKKQFEFIADANTGTIIDVYLA, encoded by the coding sequence ATGAACTGGAAAGCTTTCATTGCAGGCGTTGGAGCAGGAGCAGCGGCTGGACACCTTGTTTATCATTATTTACTTAGCGATAAAACAATTTCTGGAGACGTCATCTTAGAAAGAGTAAAAGATGCCTTCAAACAAGAAGGACCAATTGAAGGGTCATGGATTCAATTAAAAAAACAACATTACAAAAAATTTGCGATTGACACTTTTGTCTATCACGGTGGCATCACTTGCATTCGTGAAGGTGAGAAAAAACAATTCGAATTTATCGCAGACGCTAACACAGGAACAATTATTGATGTTTATTTAGCATAA